The Etheostoma cragini isolate CJK2018 chromosome 5, CSU_Ecrag_1.0, whole genome shotgun sequence genome contains a region encoding:
- the usp39 gene encoding U4/U6.U5 tri-snRNP-associated protein 2: MVQEAMAHIQAAPTLTVVMVSLKREREAQVDDDDNEDRVPAKIGRGRVLEDRRSRHCPYLDTINRSVLDFDFEKLCSISLSHINVYACLICGKYFQGRGLKSHAYTHSVQFTHHVFLNLHTLKFYCLPDNYEIIDSSLEDITYVLKPTFTKQHIAGLDKQGKLYRAYDGTTYLPGIVGLNNIKANDYANVVLQAFSNVPPLRNYFLEEENYRGIRRPPGDIMFLLVQRFGELMRKLWNPRNFKAHVSPHEMLQAVVLCSKKNFQITKQGDAVDFMTWFLNALHGALGGTKKRSSIIAKAFQGSMRIFSKKLPHPDLTPEEKEALLVTEEYQEQMSESTFLFLTLDLPTAPLYKDEKEQLIIPQVPLFNILGKFNGNTEKEYKTYKENFLKRFQLTKLPPYLVFCIKRFTKNNFFVEKNPTIVNFPITNVDLREYLTEEAQVTEKNTTYDLVANVVHDGKPTEGAYRIHVLHHGTGKWYEMQDLQVTDILPQMITLSEAYIQIWKRQESDNGTNHHTGV; encoded by the exons TGCCAGCCAAAATAGGCAGAGGACGTGTACTAGAAGACCGGAGAAGCCGCCACTGTCCTTACCTTGACACCATAAACAG GAGTGTGCTGGACTTCGACTTTGAGAAACTCTgctcaatctctctctcccacatcAATGTCTATGCCTGTCTTATATGTGGGAAATACTTTCAAG GTAGAGGTTTGAAGTCCCATGCTTACACTCACAGTGTGCAGTTTACTCATCATGTGTTCCTGAATCTGCACACACTTAAGTTTTACTGTCTGCCAGACAACTACGAGATCATTGACTCTTCACTAGAAGACATCACG TATGTGCTAAAACCAACTTTCACCAAGCAGCACATTGCTGGGTTGGACAAGCAGGGTAAACTGTACCGAGCCTACGATGGTACGACCTACCTGCCAGGCATTGTAGGGCTCAATAACATCAAAGCCAATGACTACGCCAATGTGGTGTTACAG GCTTTTTCCAATGTTCCACCGTTGCGAAACTACTTCCTGGAGGAAGAAAACTACAGGGGCATCCGCCGGCCACCGGGGGACATCATGTTCCTCTTGGTGCAGAGGTTTGGTGAACTGATGCGCAAACTTTGGAATCCGAGAAACTTCAAAGCTCATGTGTCACCACATGAGATGCTGCAGGCTGTGGTGCTGTGCAGCAAGAAGAATTTCCAAATTACCAAGCAAG GAGATGCTGTGGACTTCATGACGTGGTTCTTGAATGCTCTGCATGGTGCTCTTGGAGGCACAAAGAAAAGATCAT CAATCATTGCCAAAGCATTTCAAGGCTCCATGCGGATCTTCTCCAAGAAACTTCCACACCCGGACTTG ACTCCGGAGGAGAAAGAGGCATTGCTCGTGACAGAGGAGTACCAGGAGCAGATGTCTGAGTCCACCTTCCTGTTTCTAACCCTCGACCTCCCAACAGCTCCACTGTACAAGGATGAGAAGGAGCAGCTTATTATCCCGCAGGTCCCCCTCTTCAACATCCTGGGCAAGTTCAATGGCAATACAGAAAAG GAGTACAAAACCTACAAAGAGAATTTCCTCAAACGGTTCCAGCTGACCAAACTGCCTCCTTACCTCGTCTTTTGCATCAAAAGATTCACCAAGAACAACTTCTTTGTCGAAAAGAATCCCACAATTGTCAACTTCCCTATCAC GAATGTTGACCTTCGTGAGTACTTGACAGAAGAAGCTCAagtgacagagaaaaacacaacgTATGACCTGGTCGCCAACGTAGTGCATGATGGGAAACCCACTGAGGGAGCATACAGAATACATGTTCTGCATCAT GGAACTGGGAAGTGGTATGAGATGCAGGACCTGCAAGTGACCGACATTCTCCCCCAGATGATCACGCTGTCGGAGGCCTACATCCAG ATCTGGAAGAGACAAGAGAGCGACAATGGCACAAATCACCACACAGGGGTGTAA
- the sftpbb gene encoding surfactant protein Bb isoform X2: protein MSTSGFILVVLAVFLVPGDSRFIVDPLSVIKQKSLTLDMCSECSQVIQLSANMISSRDTKETVYETLHALCQSLPQPQAAECDSQVKMYLPKVLQQTPGHLKPGETCMAFGLCVARKDEVLKLPHHATNNDLSSSAVSAATGTHGQFNPACTLCLFIIKKLETLLPKNMTEDALRKIMGEVCNLVPESYKDRCDDFVDKYGVQIIEFLLSSAAPHTICVLLHVCLFEEQPVAGLFLPSDCESCRALAVLSRLHLGLNSTEPQTSSFLQSVCVHHPNAIPKCEAFTKLYGSRLQKVLGNQMDVLHACERADLCAASKQLEPLGKSRCTWGPSYWCKDIQTAQKCGNQAFCEKYVWKE, encoded by the exons ATGTCAACATCTGGCTTTATCCTGGTGGTCCTCGCGGTGTTTCTGGTGCCCG GAGACTCCAGGTTCATCGTAGACCCGTTGTCAGTCATCAAACAGAAATCTCTG ACGTTGGATATGTGTTCAGAGTGCAGTCAGGTCATCCAGCTGTCTGCCAACATGATTTCCAGCAGAGATACCAAG GAGACTGTATATGAGACCTTGCATGCTCTGTGCCAAAGCCTCCCACAACCGCAGGCAGCAGAGTGTGATTCACAGGTGAAGATGTATTTGCCAAAAGTCCTGCAGCAGACACCAGGTCACCTG AAACCAGGAGAGACCTGTATGGCTTTTGGACTTTGTGTTGCCCGCAAGGATGAAGTGCTGAAACTTCCCCACCATGCCACCAATAACGATCTATCCAGTTCTGCAGTCAGCGCAGCCACCGGCACCCAT GGGCAGTTCAACCCAGCTTGCaccctgtgtttgtttattatCAAGAAACTGGAAACACTATTGCCCAAGAATATGACTGAG GATGCTTTGAGGAAGATCATGGGAGAGGTCTGTAATCTCGTACCAGAAAGCTACAAGGACCGATGTGATGATTTTGTCGACAAATATGGCGTGCAGATAATCGAATTCCTCTTATCGTCAGCTGCACCTCACACAATATGTGTTCTTTTGCACGTCTGTTTGTTCGAGGAGCAGCCTGTTGCCG GGTTGTTCCTCCCCTCTGATTGTGAGTCATGCCGCGCGCTGGCTGTGCTAAGCCGACTTCACCTGGGTCTCAACTCTACCGAACCTCAGacttcctcttttctccagtctgtgtgtgtccaccaCCCCAATGCCATCCCCAAG TGTGAGGCTTTTACTAAACTCTATGGCTCCCGACTGCAAAAAGTTTTGGGAAACCAGATGGACGTTCTGCATGCTTGTGAG AGAGCTGATCTGTGCGCGGCCTCCAAGCAGTTGGAGCCGCTGGGAAAGAGTCGCTGTACCTGGGGGCCAAGCTACTGGTGCAAAGACATTCAAACTGCTCAGAAATGTGGT AACCAGGCCTTCTGTGAGAAGTATGTGTGGAAGGAGTGA
- the sftpbb gene encoding surfactant protein Bb isoform X1: MSTSGFILVVLAVFLVPGDSRFIVDPLSVIKQKSLTLDMCSECSQVIQLSANMISSRDTKETVYETLHALCQSLPQPQAAECDSQVKMYLPKVLQQTPGHLKPGETCMAFGLCVARKDEVLKLPHHATNNDLSSSAVSAATGTHVSGQFNPACTLCLFIIKKLETLLPKNMTEDALRKIMGEVCNLVPESYKDRCDDFVDKYGVQIIEFLLSSAAPHTICVLLHVCLFEEQPVAGLFLPSDCESCRALAVLSRLHLGLNSTEPQTSSFLQSVCVHHPNAIPKCEAFTKLYGSRLQKVLGNQMDVLHACERADLCAASKQLEPLGKSRCTWGPSYWCKDIQTAQKCGNQAFCEKYVWKE, encoded by the exons ATGTCAACATCTGGCTTTATCCTGGTGGTCCTCGCGGTGTTTCTGGTGCCCG GAGACTCCAGGTTCATCGTAGACCCGTTGTCAGTCATCAAACAGAAATCTCTG ACGTTGGATATGTGTTCAGAGTGCAGTCAGGTCATCCAGCTGTCTGCCAACATGATTTCCAGCAGAGATACCAAG GAGACTGTATATGAGACCTTGCATGCTCTGTGCCAAAGCCTCCCACAACCGCAGGCAGCAGAGTGTGATTCACAGGTGAAGATGTATTTGCCAAAAGTCCTGCAGCAGACACCAGGTCACCTG AAACCAGGAGAGACCTGTATGGCTTTTGGACTTTGTGTTGCCCGCAAGGATGAAGTGCTGAAACTTCCCCACCATGCCACCAATAACGATCTATCCAGTTCTGCAGTCAGCGCAGCCACCGGCACCCATGTTAGT GGGCAGTTCAACCCAGCTTGCaccctgtgtttgtttattatCAAGAAACTGGAAACACTATTGCCCAAGAATATGACTGAG GATGCTTTGAGGAAGATCATGGGAGAGGTCTGTAATCTCGTACCAGAAAGCTACAAGGACCGATGTGATGATTTTGTCGACAAATATGGCGTGCAGATAATCGAATTCCTCTTATCGTCAGCTGCACCTCACACAATATGTGTTCTTTTGCACGTCTGTTTGTTCGAGGAGCAGCCTGTTGCCG GGTTGTTCCTCCCCTCTGATTGTGAGTCATGCCGCGCGCTGGCTGTGCTAAGCCGACTTCACCTGGGTCTCAACTCTACCGAACCTCAGacttcctcttttctccagtctgtgtgtgtccaccaCCCCAATGCCATCCCCAAG TGTGAGGCTTTTACTAAACTCTATGGCTCCCGACTGCAAAAAGTTTTGGGAAACCAGATGGACGTTCTGCATGCTTGTGAG AGAGCTGATCTGTGCGCGGCCTCCAAGCAGTTGGAGCCGCTGGGAAAGAGTCGCTGTACCTGGGGGCCAAGCTACTGGTGCAAAGACATTCAAACTGCTCAGAAATGTGGT AACCAGGCCTTCTGTGAGAAGTATGTGTGGAAGGAGTGA